A genomic region of Rhipicephalus sanguineus isolate Rsan-2018 chromosome 3, BIME_Rsan_1.4, whole genome shotgun sequence contains the following coding sequences:
- the LOC125757624 gene encoding arylsulfatase B-like isoform X1 has product MVSALDKSVGEIFEALHERGMLNDTFLSFSSDNGAAATFWGTNGASSYPLRGEKSSLWEGGVRVPGFIWTAEPLWRGRGSQYDHIFHATDWLPTLYEMAGGHASKLAGIDGVSHLQSIRENLAYPPRTEVLLNIDPIEGNEAIIQDSYKLVYGAFPGGTSQWLEIPGKRLPVAEEAEQAHQSCTKSITYKVLTMRGFSPNCGEGGGVYSTPVNCGNRNSSKAPCDSTVAPCLYDINTDPCEYNDIANENLEIVQKLQARISTYKKGALKPSNIYQDPSSFPHNHGGAWVSWKDEPTSTENSVRVGQS; this is encoded by the exons ATGGTGTCTGCGCTCGACAAGTCGGTCGGGGAAATTTTCGAAGCTCTTCATGAGCGAGGAATGCTGAACGACACGTTCCTCTCATTCAGCTCAGACAATGGAGCCGCAGCAACGTTCTGGGGCACAAACGGCGCATCGTCGTATCCCCTGCGAGGCGAAAAATCTTCCCTCTGGGAAGGCGGCGTACGTGTACCGGGGTTCATATGGACTGCGGAGCCACTGTGGCGCGGACGAGGATCTCAATACGACCATATTTTTCACGCTACGGACTGGCTACCGACCCTCTACGAGATGGCAG GAGGACATGCGTCCAAGCTTGCTGGAATCGACGGTGTCAGCCACCTACAGTCCATACGTGAAAATCTCGCCTACCCGCCTCGAACAGAGGTGCTGTTAAACATAGATCCCATAGAAGGAAATGAGGCCATAATCCAGGATTCATACAAGCTTGTATACGGAGCGTTCCCCGGTGGTACGTCGCAGTGGCTGGAAATACCCGGCAAGAGGCTACCGGTGGCAGAAGAGGCAGAGCAGGCGCACCAAAGCTGCACTAAAAGCATCACTTATAAG GTTCTTACCATGCGTGGTTTTAGCCCTAACTGCGGCGAAGGAGGCGGTGTCTATTCAACGCCCGTGAATTGTGGGAACCGAAACTCCAGCAAGGCTCCGTGTGACTCGACCGTGGCACCCTGCCTCTACGACATAAACACTGACCCATGCGAGTACAATGACATCGCCAACGAAAACCTAGAG ATCGTGCAAAAACTACAAGCTCGTATTTCAACGTACAAGAAGGGAGCATTAAAACCCAGCAACATATACCAAGATCCCTCCTCATTCCCTCATAACCATGGTGGAGCGTGGGTCAGCTGGAAAGATGAACCCACGTCAACTGAAAACTCTGTTCGAGTCGGACAATCCTAG